The genomic window CTCTCCCTCCAGAAACGTTCATTTTTTGCACTGGACCACACTCACACGAGTTCATTTTTCTAAATCCAGTGTGTTGTCTTTTCATATTTTGGGATTCTCGTGGTCGGGCATGCTTCCCGCCGAGGATCTTCTTCGGATTTGTCTTTAAAATCGCAACCTTCTGCACAAAGCTGGAGATACACTTCTAACTCAAGTGTACCCACTGTGGAGCGGTAAACAAAAGTATTTGAGGGCGCTTTAAAACAACAATACCCTGCTAGATAATGATGTCGATGAAACTGCCTGTGGGTTTCTGCCGACAAACACAACAGTCAAACCCCCTGGCCAAATATATCGTGCAACTAAACACCGGTGATGGTGGATTGCAAAAGATTTGAGGTGCCTTAAATAGAACACTCATAGTCCCAGTCAGGAGGTGTTGACTGCACAACTCAAAAGTGCATTGCTCTTAGGCAGTGTTTCTCAAACTCACTAGAACCAAGTCACATATACATTCAAAAATGTATACAAACTGGAATAATTATATCAAGCATTTGACAATCTACATATGAGTGGGACATGAACACATCACTACACACAAATACCGTGCACAACCAGGTCAATAACTTCACCAAGCAACTATGCGCCACTTATCAGAAGGTAGCACCATTTGCTAACGCTAATCTACACATCCAGCTAGTAGCTGCTTTGACGTGATAGCAGGGGAGTCACATTTGTGAGTGTTTCTTCATGATAGCGTCTCTGCAGTTTTAGAAAATTTACCGCAGTCTGATAACTGGCCATAGCTTGAAAGTGGCCTGGATATTCAACTATCCAAGTTTATCATATCAAGCGGGTAAAGTCAGTGCAGGGGTGGTTAATAAAATTTGCAGCACTTTTACGTAACACAGAACGGCTCGCTCAGCACCATATCGTTTTTTTCGTAATATTTTGTTGGTTGGCTTGGACCAGTTGATTTAGACTCGGTTTACCTCCTGATGTTGGCACCCGGATAAAATTCCATTTACAGTTGAACTTAATTGATAATATCTAGTATATCTGTGTATAAAGGGAAATAAACTTCATTAACTTGTTTTTCCCTTTCTCCTTATCAGTTACAATGGATCTTTTGCTGTTCGTGCCATTCATCTCCTGGTTGACTTCTGCTCTCGGTGAGTATGCTCACATGACATTTTGGCCATTTGATGCTCATTTACTTGCCAAACTTGCCTGTCATGCGCTGCTTGTTTGAAAAGCAAAAAAGATTCTTCAATGATTTGCATTAATTTGTCACCCAAATTTCCATGTTCATATTTTTTCCCTACAGCAAGAAAGAaccatttaaacaaaaaatcttGCTGGGTTTATAATGAttaattttgcattttaaaatgcAGCTGTCAAGAAGCCTTCAAATCAATCAAATTGTATCCAACTGGCAAAAGTATTCCTAATCACACAGAGCTAGTTTGATATGCATTTGATACTTTCTACTCTTTACCGGtgtttgtttactttttgtCTTCACAGTTTCAGCTGCAGACAGCGAAATAGGTGCGTTTCGTTTGAGTTCAAATACTGCCGAGGCAAAAGTCAAGTGCTACTCAATGTATGTGTTGCTCAACTCCTTTCCTGTCTCTGTTTTCTTCACTCAGACTATGACAGCCCTTTTGAATATGGTAAGTAAGCAAAACTGAAAGAAAACATCTGCCAGCTCAGACTCAGACTTTCATTTCCTTAAAGGCAAAGTCAACccccattttttgttttgttttgcgcaGCCCAACTAGTTCCCCTTTTTCCCCTTGAGAAATAAATTTCTAGTTGCTGTAATTATTATGTTTAGAGATTAACATTAGATTAATTAACTGCTCAGCCCATTTGAACTTTATTCCTAACTAAAGTAGCAGCTACAACCAAGTTGTCAGATTCATTAAATTGTGGCCTTTTATCACATGTAGTCAAAGATCATCCATCTTTATATGCTGACGTACTACACGCGATCAAATTGGTTCAGCCCAGTCGGCCTCGGTTCTTGCCCTTTAGCTGAATTTCTCGCTGATATTCAAAGTTTGCTTCATACACATTCCTGTTGGTCTCCCAGCAGTGGAGGAATTTTCCCAACTGACAGCTTTGACTGACGTTTAATTTCACGTGTGCTCATAATCTAGCAATCTGTATATTTGCAATTTAATATGGGAATTTTATTTAACTTTCCAGACTACGAATCTCTGAGGATCGGTGGCCTGGTTTTCGCCGTCGTGCTGTTCCTGCTGGGCATTGCCCTCATCGTCAGTGAGTATTTGCGAAGGCATCATATCAGCGCTCACACTCCATGTCTCATACTGGTCGGTCCTTATCTCTTCGCTCAAACTTTCCTCATACCTGGCAGCACATATAATCACCAGAACAACCCATGAGAAAAGAAACGCTGCTTCTCTTGGTTAGACACTGCATCTGTTGGATAACAGGCAGCACTCATTTGAActagagaaaaacaaaatctagTCACCCTTGAAAAGTCATTCTTAATCCCAAGAAAATAGTTTGCCCTAGATGCGTTCCAGCTGACGTTTGGTGGAAAGCAGCAACTGAAAACCAATTAGCATGTAGTTAATGATTTTTAGTCACACTTGTTTTTATGCAGTTGGGTAGAGGGGGGGCAGAATTTTTTCTCAGTTAATCCTGATGAAGTCGACATCAGAGAAACGTTGTAAAAAAACTGCCAGAAAAACTGACAAATCATAAAGACAGTGCATAAAAAGAGAACATAAACGAGAGCAGTGCTGTGCAAGTTTACTGTTTGGctcttaaaataaaaactaaaaaaaaacaagagcgcTGAGAGACAGTGAAAGACACCGCTGGCGTCTCCCAGTGGATGGATAAAAAGGAATAAAGGATTAGCGCTATCTTTCAACATGCTTTACCCTGACAACATGTAGGTCACAAGACTGCTTTGGGATTTCCCAAATCAACCTTTCAGTCTCGTGCAGCTACAAGAATGAAGACTTGGTTTCACATGTTGTCCACTGACGGGAAGAGACTGTGCAATGTGAGAAATAAAATAGTCATAAAAGCCTGTCGGTTTGAGCAAATAAAGGCAGCCCAATTACTTTTCGGAATGAAGCCCATTTCTGTTTATAACcgaaattttcttttttcctgctGCCTCCCTTCTGCCTGATTTCACATTATCCAGCCTTGAACTTGGgtctcctttaaaaaaaaaaataataatattatttccCATCATGAGATATATCATCACACAGTTTTAACAATAACtgctataatataatataatagctGATAAGTGGCAATAACCAAATGTGAATATGTCACAGATACagtttatgacttttttttgaaTATTTGTTTTCCTCCCAAACAGGTAGAAAATGTGTGTGTAAAAAGAGTGACAAGTCAAGGTAAGAAAAAATTCTCAAAGGCATGTGCGCAGGTATGTCGTTTGTTTTTCCTGACTATTTTAACTATTTCTAAATTGTGCTTAGGTCACGAAATCCTGATGTGGAATCAAGTGTCCCAAGGGGTAAATATACTTatgctggtttttttttgtttgtttgttttttttttttattccagtgTGTTCTCTCCATTAAAAAAGTaatctgtattttattttatttttgttacacAGCATGATCCCCAAAGACAAAGCTTAGCAGGTAAGTATCTCTAAACCAGGGAAGGGGAAAACCCTTTGCTCAAGTTTcacatttgattttaaaaacttGGCAGATGGGCTGtggttatatttaaaaaaataaataaattaaacgtAATAATGTTTTGTAATACATTACGTTTTTTACTTTAAATTAATTATCTTTTGGTTGCCTAATTATTTAACAGAATCAATACAGAATTGATAAACCTTTATGTAAACTCGGTTTATTTGCCAcaaattggtaaaaaaaaaatcagaaatacatgacaaaaaatacaaatgaaatatAATGATTTCAccaattatattatttataatgAACAAATCAAATAATACATTAAAGTAACATGAATAAGTCTTTACAGTATTTACAACGAATCATATAACCAAATATTTAAAGAGAACTACTTAATCATTTTAAGAATATAATAActgattttttaattatttaataagATAAATGaattgaagaaaataaaagcattttaaGCAGCCAATTTTTCAAACCGCGTCTGCCTACTCTCCTTGCAGTTACCAAGTGTTACCACCAGATGCCGGCAAATATTCTAATCGTCTGAAGACAATCTTTTCATTAATAaagattttaattttaaaacgtCCATCAATTTGTTCTTGttttccctttctttctttcttgcaaACTAAGTTGTTAGCGTTACACAACAGCACAATCAAAATGTGTCGATTTAGTGACACTGACATCGATGCGGGCAACACTGCATTGTGAAATATGGTTTTCAAAGCTTCCTGTGATTTATATTTCATGCATGCCATGATACTGTCGACGATGTGCCATGTGTTGCAGTGGCAAGAGGCAGCCCACTGCTGCACTCTTCTGCTGACGTTGCATTTGGCACCGTCGCCAGCAGTGAACGTGAATGATTTATGTGGTGCAAAGTTGCCGTCCACAGAGTGGTTATCTGCAAAATTGCATCTCATTTCATCCACCTCTGCAGCAATTGCTGATAAACAGGGATTTCC from Syngnathus typhle isolate RoL2023-S1 ecotype Sweden linkage group LG10, RoL_Styp_1.0, whole genome shotgun sequence includes these protein-coding regions:
- the LOC133160855 gene encoding FXYD domain-containing ion transport regulator 6-like isoform X1 — translated: MDLLLFVPFISWLTSALVSAADSEIDYDSPFEYDYESLRIGGLVFAVVLFLLGIALIVSRKCVCKKSDKSRSRNPDVESSVPRA